The region GATCATCTACCAGAGGTTGAGCTAGAAGATGAATTACTACAACCTATTGAACAATTTTTAGATGCTTATTATGAGACTTATGCAGGACTTCATTTAAGAACGAAAAAGTTTTTAAAAGACTTAACATAAAATCAAAATCGCTTAAAAATCGCCACGATTTAAGTGATTTTTTTTGTTGAATAAATGATTTTCTTTTGTTATTTTTTCATACTTTTGTATATTGTGTTTTATGTATTGATATAATATAATGGTAATAGTATAATGCAATATTTATGTGATGACGAAGAATAGTACTTTTGAAGCATTGAACTTAAGCGAGTCTGGGAGGGTGTGAGCCAGATGTCAAATTCTTAAGGAACGGAACTTTCGAGCATATTTAACAAAGTGGTAAAAAGCTTGCTTTTTACAAATAGGGTGGAACCGCGGGAAAAACTCTCGTCCCTATGCTTGTGGGCATAGGTATGAGAGTTTTTATTATTTCTATGTTCACAAGATCTTAATTTTGTTAAGCAAAGGAGCATCAGTATGAGTCAAGTTACTATGGAAAAAATCGTAAATATGTCAAAAACACAAGGTTTCGTTTACCAAGGTAGTGAAATTTATGGTGGATTAGCGAACACTTGGGATTATGGGCCATTAGGTGTCGAATTAAAAAATAATGTTAAAAAAGCTTGGTGGAAAAAATTCATTCAAGAATCTCCATACAATGTAGGATTAGATAGCGCCATCTTAATGAACCCTCAAACATGGGTTGCATCAGGACATGTTGGAGGATTTAGTGATCCTTTAATGGACTGTAAAGTATGTAAAAGCCGTCACCGTGCCGATAAATTAATTGAAGATCATGGAGATGATATCGTAGCTGATGGATGGACAGAAGAACAAATGATGAATTACATCCGTGAACATAACATCGCATGTCCAGATTGTGGGGCACATGATTTCACAGATATTCGTCAATTTGAATTAATGTTCAAAACACACATGGGTGTTGTATCAGATGAAAAATCAGCTGTTTACTTACGTCCTGAAACAGCACAAGGAATCTTCGTTAACTTTAAAAACGTTCAACGTACATCTCGTAAAAAAATTCCATTTGGAATTGGACAAATCGGGAAATCATTCCGTAACGAAATTACACCAGGAAACTTTACATTCCGTACACGTGAATTCGAACAAATGGAATTAGAATTCTTCTGTAAACCAGGTGAAGATGCTAAGTGGTATGAATTCTGGAAAGAATATTGCTGGAATTGGCTAGTAAGCTTAGGAATGAACCCAGAGCACATCCGTCAACGTGAACATTCACCAGAAGAATTAAGTCATTATAGTAACGGAACATCAGATATTGAATATCGTTTCCCATTCGGATGGGGAGAATTATGGGGAGTTGCAAATCGTACAGATTTCGACTTAAAAGCTCATATGAAAGAATCAGGAGCAAACTTTGAATACCAAGATCCAACAACGAATGAAAAATACGTGCCATATTGTATTGAACCATCGGTTGGAGCTGATCGTGTAACCTTAGCCTTTTTAGTTGATGCTTATGCAGAAGAGACATTAGAAAATGGTGAAACACGTGAAGTGTTAAAATTCCATCCAGCTTTAGCTCCTTATAAAGTGGCAGTATTACCATTAGTTAAAAAATTAAATGAGCAAGCTTTAGAAGTATTTGCAGATTTATCAAAACACATGATGGTAGATTATGATGAAGCAGGAACAATTGGTAAACGTTACCGTCGTCAAGATGCAATCGGGACACCATTCTGTGTGACATTCGATTATGATTCATTAGAAGATAAAAAAGTAACTGTTCGTCACCGTGATACAATGGAACAAGAACGTGTTGCAATTGATGAGTTAGTTGAGTACATCACATCAAAAATTCAATTCTAAAACATAGTTTTACTAATTAGACATTATAGGAGAGAGGGTGATTTACGGTGAATAAGGGTCGGATTCCACAAGAATTATTTGATCAAGTCATTGCACAAAGTGACATTGTTGATGTTGTTAGTGATTATGTTCAATTAACTAAAGCCGGTAAAAACTATAAAGGCTTATGTCCTTTTCACGGTGAAAACACCCCTTCTTTTGTGGTGTCACCGGATAA is a window of Turicibacter sanguinis DNA encoding:
- a CDS encoding glycine--tRNA ligase, whose amino-acid sequence is MSQVTMEKIVNMSKTQGFVYQGSEIYGGLANTWDYGPLGVELKNNVKKAWWKKFIQESPYNVGLDSAILMNPQTWVASGHVGGFSDPLMDCKVCKSRHRADKLIEDHGDDIVADGWTEEQMMNYIREHNIACPDCGAHDFTDIRQFELMFKTHMGVVSDEKSAVYLRPETAQGIFVNFKNVQRTSRKKIPFGIGQIGKSFRNEITPGNFTFRTREFEQMELEFFCKPGEDAKWYEFWKEYCWNWLVSLGMNPEHIRQREHSPEELSHYSNGTSDIEYRFPFGWGELWGVANRTDFDLKAHMKESGANFEYQDPTTNEKYVPYCIEPSVGADRVTLAFLVDAYAEETLENGETREVLKFHPALAPYKVAVLPLVKKLNEQALEVFADLSKHMMVDYDEAGTIGKRYRRQDAIGTPFCVTFDYDSLEDKKVTVRHRDTMEQERVAIDELVEYITSKIQF